One window from the genome of Paracoccus zhejiangensis encodes:
- a CDS encoding amino acid ABC transporter ATP-binding/permease protein has product MNHLAPFLRRIWVIERPALIRGLVLSLVVLLAGIALLGLSGWFITAAGIAGLAGLGITFEIFRPASGVRFLALTRTVARYGERMLTHDATLRVLAGWRVQLLAALALAGHGLQSRLRGGAVLNRLTADVDALDGLAIRLVFPVLAGLLSLSVAGAFLWWLVLPTVALWITGCSLLGAGLLALMAGSPAAREAERAEAARQSLRAAMIDHLRSRSALAVEGRLPSARAAALSHDSAARAAALRLAGIEISLDAALLALNALTAAGALVIAGQAVLAGALDPARAALAFFAALAVAEVMAPLSRAIADYGRMRGAAARLTPLMQAAPEAEGPGIPAAPSGGLDVEALVVGLDGVPLMHPLDLAVAPGETVALSGRSGLGKTTLLDTIAGLRPPLSGRIALGQGAEDEVALRQMLGYLTQRPALTSGTIAEALLLGRPDATAEDMAKVLEVVALPLPLERRLGEAGQGLSGGEARRLALARVLIRRPAILMLDEPTEGLDEPTARQVLAGIRAYLPDAAILIASHRPAERDAAGRVIAL; this is encoded by the coding sequence GTGAACCACCTTGCCCCCTTCCTGCGCCGGATCTGGGTCATTGAGCGCCCGGCGCTGATCCGCGGCCTGGTCCTGTCGCTGGTCGTGCTGCTGGCCGGGATCGCGCTTCTGGGCCTCTCGGGCTGGTTCATCACCGCCGCCGGCATCGCCGGGCTGGCGGGGCTGGGCATCACCTTCGAGATCTTCCGCCCCGCCTCGGGCGTGCGCTTCCTTGCGCTGACCCGCACGGTGGCGCGCTATGGCGAGCGGATGCTGACCCATGACGCCACGCTGCGGGTTCTGGCCGGCTGGCGGGTGCAGCTGCTGGCGGCGCTGGCGCTGGCCGGTCACGGGCTGCAGTCGCGGCTGCGCGGCGGGGCGGTGCTGAACCGGCTGACGGCGGATGTGGATGCACTGGACGGGCTGGCGATCCGGCTGGTCTTCCCGGTCCTCGCCGGGCTGCTGAGCCTCTCGGTCGCCGGGGCGTTCCTGTGGTGGCTGGTGCTGCCCACTGTCGCCTTGTGGATCACCGGCTGCAGTCTGCTGGGCGCGGGTCTGCTGGCGCTCATGGCTGGGTCGCCGGCGGCGCGCGAGGCCGAGCGGGCCGAGGCGGCGCGGCAATCCCTGCGCGCGGCGATGATCGATCACCTGCGCAGCCGCTCGGCCCTGGCGGTCGAGGGGCGGCTGCCCTCGGCGCGGGCGGCAGCCCTGTCCCATGACAGCGCGGCGCGGGCAGCGGCGCTGCGGTTGGCGGGGATCGAGATCAGCCTTGATGCGGCCTTGCTGGCACTGAACGCGCTGACCGCTGCCGGGGCGCTGGTCATTGCCGGTCAGGCGGTGCTGGCGGGCGCGCTCGATCCGGCGCGAGCGGCGCTGGCGTTTTTCGCGGCGCTGGCGGTGGCCGAGGTGATGGCGCCCCTCTCACGCGCCATTGCCGACTATGGCCGGATGCGCGGCGCGGCAGCGCGGCTGACCCCGCTGATGCAGGCTGCGCCCGAGGCCGAGGGTCCGGGGATTCCCGCCGCGCCATCAGGCGGGCTGGACGTCGAGGCGCTGGTCGTCGGTTTGGACGGGGTGCCGCTGATGCACCCGCTCGATCTGGCCGTCGCGCCGGGCGAGACCGTGGCGCTTTCGGGGCGCAGCGGGCTGGGCAAGACCACACTCCTTGACACAATTGCCGGGCTGCGCCCGCCGCTGTCGGGCCGGATCGCGCTGGGGCAGGGCGCTGAGGACGAGGTGGCGCTGCGGCAGATGCTCGGCTATCTGACCCAGCGGCCGGCGCTGACGAGCGGCACCATCGCCGAGGCGCTGCTGCTGGGCAGGCCCGATGCGACGGCCGAGGACATGGCGAAGGTGCTGGAGGTCGTGGCCCTGCCGCTGCCGCTGGAGCGCCGCTTGGGCGAGGCCGGACAGGGGCTTTCCGGCGGCGAGGCGCGGCGGCTGGCGCTGGCGCGGGTGCTGATCCGGCGGCCGGCTATCCTGATGCTCGACGAGCCGACCGAAGGCTTGGACGAACCCACCGCGCGGCAGGTTCTGGCGGGCATCCGCGCCTATCTGCCCGATGCCGCGATCCTCATCGCCTCGCACCGCCCGGCAGAGCGTGACGCGGCGGGTCGCGTCATCGCGCTGTGA
- a CDS encoding NUDIX hydrolase yields the protein MTAGDPPIRDAATVILLRRGPQGASVLMGMRGDKAAFMPSKYVFPGGAVDAGDGAVALAAGLAEPSLGRLAQEPRPGVAIDAPALAAAALRELVEETGLMIGRKEGVGCDWPGYAEAGLTPDAGALHYVFRAITPPGRPRRFDARFFIADAATLSNDPDDFSAAADELSHLHWVPLDEARALNLPFITEVVLAEVAELVAESGDGPLQAPDTVPFFDNRNATPRFAQIS from the coding sequence ATGACAGCGGGCGACCCGCCGATCCGCGACGCCGCCACCGTCATCCTGCTGCGTCGCGGGCCGCAGGGCGCCAGCGTGCTGATGGGGATGCGCGGCGACAAGGCCGCGTTCATGCCGTCGAAATACGTCTTTCCCGGCGGCGCCGTCGATGCCGGAGACGGCGCGGTCGCACTGGCTGCCGGGCTGGCCGAACCGAGCCTCGGCCGGCTGGCGCAGGAGCCACGTCCGGGCGTCGCCATCGATGCGCCGGCCCTTGCCGCCGCCGCGCTGCGCGAACTGGTCGAGGAAACCGGGCTGATGATCGGCCGCAAGGAAGGTGTGGGCTGCGACTGGCCGGGCTATGCCGAGGCCGGGCTGACGCCCGATGCCGGGGCGCTGCATTACGTCTTTCGCGCCATCACTCCGCCGGGCCGTCCGCGCCGCTTTGACGCGCGCTTCTTCATCGCCGATGCCGCCACGCTCAGCAATGATCCCGACGATTTCAGCGCCGCCGCTGACGAGTTGTCGCACCTGCACTGGGTCCCGCTGGACGAAGCGCGGGCACTGAACCTGCCATTCATCACCGAGGTGGTACTGGCCGAGGTGGCAGAACTGGTGGCCGAGTCGGGCGATGGCCCGCTGCAGGCGCCGGATACGGTGCCCTTCTTCGACAACCGCAACGCCACGCCGCGTTTCGCCCAGATCAGCTGA
- a CDS encoding DUF983 domain-containing protein: MNTDQGTVAGGYSTQSGATENDRPTRPAMLRGAMGRCPACGEGKIFDGYLKVNDHCPNCGEELHHQRADDGPAYLTILIVSHIATPLLLYIFIAYRPSALSLLLGFGIGTVLACLLMLPRIKGAWVGLQWARRMHGFGLPAATKSA; the protein is encoded by the coding sequence ATGAACACCGACCAAGGAACGGTCGCCGGGGGCTATTCGACCCAATCCGGCGCCACCGAGAACGACCGGCCGACCCGTCCGGCCATGCTGCGCGGCGCCATGGGCCGCTGCCCCGCCTGTGGCGAGGGCAAGATTTTCGACGGCTATCTGAAGGTCAACGACCATTGCCCGAATTGCGGCGAAGAACTGCATCACCAGCGGGCCGATGACGGCCCGGCCTACCTGACCATTCTCATCGTCTCGCATATCGCGACGCCGCTGCTGCTTTACATCTTCATCGCCTATCGCCCCTCGGCCCTCAGCCTGCTCCTGGGCTTCGGCATCGGCACGGTGTTGGCCTGTCTCCTGATGCTGCCCCGGATCAAGGGCGCCTGGGTCGGGCTGCAATGGGCACGGCGGATGCACGGCTTCGGCCTGCCCGCAGCGACGAAATCCGCATGA
- a CDS encoding diguanylate cyclase yields MTGRILIADGLATNRIMLKVRLSAACHDVLTAETTEQVMALAMRERPDLIILGASLTGDDPVALCRRLRQDAATATVPLLVQCDAARQIEALRAGATAALDPRIDEQMLLARIRSLLREREFLGAMPGMAEAAAGFEAPLRGTVTLVADTPSRALGWKHLLSQRLPLNFTVNDAEQALAAAARNKPAELYVIASDLEHQGEGLRLLAELRSRTGSRDASFIMAVPQGRSDIATIALDLGAGDTMPLALQTDAAVEATAITITAQIRRKRQTDRYRAEAERHRVWAMTDSLTGLYNRRYALPRLTAIAQEAQEQGAPFSILAMDLDRFKQVNDRFGHAAGDAVLVEIAARIDAALPESVLVARVGGEEFVAVLPQTDADEAMGMAETVRQAVMAEPVILPERVGGGDLQVTLSIGIATGCPVEGRCAEPLRVAEDAMDQADRAMLEAKSLGRNRVIRASALRTAWQWPQSASRAGVSGR; encoded by the coding sequence ATGACCGGACGAATCCTCATCGCTGACGGGCTTGCCACCAATCGAATCATGCTGAAGGTCAGGCTGTCGGCCGCCTGCCATGACGTGCTGACGGCCGAGACGACCGAACAGGTGATGGCGCTGGCGATGCGCGAACGGCCGGACCTGATCATCCTTGGTGCCTCGCTGACCGGCGACGACCCGGTGGCGCTGTGCCGAAGGCTGCGGCAGGACGCGGCCACCGCGACGGTTCCGCTGCTGGTGCAATGCGATGCGGCACGTCAGATCGAGGCGCTGCGGGCCGGGGCGACGGCGGCGCTGGACCCGCGTATCGACGAGCAGATGCTGCTCGCCCGCATCCGCAGCCTGCTGCGCGAACGGGAATTTCTGGGCGCGATGCCGGGTATGGCCGAGGCGGCCGCCGGGTTCGAGGCACCGCTGCGCGGCACGGTCACGCTGGTGGCCGACACGCCAAGCCGCGCGCTCGGCTGGAAGCACCTTCTGTCGCAGCGCCTGCCACTCAACTTCACCGTCAATGATGCCGAACAGGCGCTGGCCGCCGCCGCGCGCAACAAGCCGGCCGAGCTTTACGTGATCGCCTCGGATCTCGAACACCAGGGCGAGGGGCTGCGGCTGCTGGCCGAACTGCGCTCGCGCACAGGTTCGCGCGATGCCTCCTTCATCATGGCGGTGCCGCAGGGTCGTTCGGACATCGCCACCATCGCACTCGATCTGGGCGCGGGCGACACCATGCCCTTGGCGCTGCAGACCGATGCGGCGGTCGAGGCGACGGCCATCACCATCACCGCGCAGATCCGCCGCAAGCGCCAGACCGACCGTTACCGGGCCGAGGCCGAGCGTCACCGGGTCTGGGCGATGACCGATTCGCTGACCGGGCTCTACAATCGCCGCTATGCCCTGCCGCGACTGACCGCCATCGCGCAGGAGGCGCAGGAACAGGGCGCGCCCTTCTCGATCCTGGCCATGGACCTTGACCGGTTCAAGCAGGTCAACGATCGCTTCGGTCATGCCGCGGGCGATGCGGTGCTGGTCGAGATCGCCGCGCGTATCGATGCTGCCCTGCCCGAAAGCGTGCTGGTCGCCCGCGTCGGCGGCGAGGAATTCGTGGCCGTGCTGCCGCAGACGGATGCCGACGAGGCGATGGGCATGGCCGAAACCGTGCGCCAGGCGGTGATGGCCGAACCGGTGATCCTGCCCGAGCGTGTCGGCGGCGGCGATCTGCAGGTGACGCTGTCGATCGGCATTGCCACCGGCTGCCCGGTCGAGGGCCGCTGTGCCGAACCCTTGCGGGTTGCCGAAGATGCCATGGATCAGGCCGACCGGGCCATGCTGGAGGCGAAATCGCTTGGCCGGAACCGGGTGATCCGCGCCTCGGCGCTGAGGACAGCCTGGCAATGGCCGCAGTCCGCATCGCGGGCCGGTGTCTCGGGCAGGTAG
- a CDS encoding DUF3572 domain-containing protein — protein sequence MLSESRARDLAADALGFIAADPELVTALLDVSGLQPGDLRKAAAKPEFGLFLLDFILQDDRRVLAFAADRAVPPEAVLQAREWLIHGGDGRDG from the coding sequence ATGCTTTCAGAATCGCGGGCAAGGGACTTGGCAGCGGATGCCCTGGGCTTCATCGCCGCGGACCCCGAACTGGTCACCGCGCTGCTCGATGTTTCGGGACTGCAGCCGGGCGATCTGCGCAAGGCTGCCGCGAAGCCCGAATTCGGCCTGTTCCTGCTGGATTTCATCCTGCAGGACGACCGACGGGTCCTTGCCTTTGCGGCGGATCGGGCGGTTCCGCCCGAGGCTGTTCTGCAGGCGCGCGAATGGCTGATCCATGGCGGGGACGGCCGCGATGGCTGA
- a CDS encoding heme NO-binding domain-containing protein: MHGLINRSIEGFLRDTYGDAFWADVAEASGIDARGFQTVRLYPDSISQALINQASQRLDKPETALLEDLGAWLARVEPVRRLLRFSGRSFVDFLHSLEELKGRAHMVIPDLGMPRIRVEPGGEDELRIVMPDCFNEWRSVMAGLLRGMADDYGVLGLISVEGNAVKVTISHESFSEGRGFELGAGPLHRDEGAA, from the coding sequence ATGCACGGTCTGATCAATCGCTCGATCGAGGGGTTCCTGCGCGACACCTATGGCGACGCCTTCTGGGCCGATGTCGCCGAGGCATCGGGTATCGATGCCCGCGGCTTCCAGACCGTTCGGCTTTATCCCGACTCGATCAGCCAAGCGCTGATCAACCAGGCCTCTCAGCGTCTGGACAAGCCCGAGACCGCGCTGCTCGAGGACCTGGGGGCCTGGCTGGCGCGGGTCGAGCCGGTGCGCCGGCTGTTGCGCTTCTCGGGCCGCAGCTTCGTCGATTTCCTGCATTCGCTGGAAGAGTTGAAGGGGCGGGCGCATATGGTGATCCCCGACCTCGGCATGCCGCGCATCCGCGTCGAGCCGGGGGGCGAGGATGAATTGCGCATCGTCATGCCCGATTGCTTCAACGAATGGCGCAGCGTCATGGCCGGGCTGCTGCGCGGCATGGCGGATGATTACGGCGTGCTGGGCCTGATCTCGGTCGAGGGAAATGCGGTAAAGGTCACCATCTCGCATGAAAGCTTCAGCGAGGGGCGCGGGTTCGAGCTTGGCGCCGGCCCGCTGCATCGGGACGAGGGTGCGGCATGA
- a CDS encoding GGDEF domain-containing protein — MTQLPDPEPSAPPLSRAADVLFTPTILDDLLPMHLMIEADGRIGSAGPTLRKIVPAGPARLSDVFVLTRPVAQEDDHQALILAAHQAERVFLRMIAPPQLSLRGHAVEIGAGRLLLNLGFGIALVDAVRELELKDSDFAPAELAMELLFLHEANRAVMGELSRFNLRLEEAREVAETQAFSDPLTGLYNRRGLEIALAMALRAATARPSGPAGVAARPGFALAHLDLDRFKEVNDQYGHAAGDQVLCRVAEVLRSETRSNDTVARVGGDEFVLILPGMTATAPLERLAQRIIAEIERPILLDEGECLISVSIGITLSSLYDPPVAETLLADADAALYRSKHAGRARASIHDPGQEGTG; from the coding sequence ATGACCCAGCTTCCCGATCCCGAACCCTCTGCCCCGCCGCTGTCCCGGGCGGCGGATGTGCTGTTCACCCCGACGATTCTCGATGATCTCTTGCCCATGCACCTGATGATCGAGGCCGATGGCCGCATCGGCTCCGCCGGGCCGACGCTGCGCAAGATCGTGCCTGCCGGTCCGGCGCGCCTGTCCGATGTCTTCGTGCTGACCCGTCCGGTGGCGCAGGAGGACGATCATCAGGCGCTGATCCTCGCCGCGCACCAGGCCGAACGGGTGTTCCTGCGCATGATCGCGCCGCCGCAGCTGTCGCTGCGCGGCCACGCGGTCGAGATCGGGGCCGGGCGGCTGCTGTTGAACCTCGGCTTCGGCATCGCGCTGGTCGATGCGGTGCGGGAACTGGAGCTGAAGGACAGCGATTTCGCCCCGGCCGAGCTGGCGATGGAGCTTTTGTTCCTGCACGAGGCCAATCGCGCGGTGATGGGCGAGCTGTCGCGCTTCAACCTACGGCTAGAGGAGGCGCGCGAGGTGGCCGAAACCCAGGCCTTCAGCGATCCGCTGACCGGGCTCTACAACCGGCGCGGGCTGGAGATCGCGCTGGCCATGGCGCTGCGGGCGGCGACCGCGCGGCCATCGGGCCCGGCAGGGGTCGCGGCACGGCCCGGATTCGCGCTGGCTCACCTGGATCTCGACCGCTTCAAGGAGGTGAATGACCAATACGGCCATGCGGCGGGCGACCAGGTGCTGTGCCGGGTGGCCGAGGTCCTGCGCAGCGAGACCCGCAGCAATGACACCGTTGCCCGGGTTGGCGGCGATGAATTCGTGCTGATCCTGCCCGGCATGACCGCCACCGCGCCGCTGGAGCGTCTGGCGCAGCGCATCATCGCCGAGATCGAGCGGCCGATCCTGCTGGACGAAGGCGAGTGCCTGATCTCGGTCAGCATCGGCATCACCCTGTCCTCGCTCTATGATCCGCCGGTGGCGGAAACGTTGCTGGCCGATGCGGATGCCGCGCTCTACCGCTCGAAACATGCCGGTCGTGCGCGGGCCTCGATCCATGATCCGGGGCAGGAGGGGACGGGCTGA
- a CDS encoding nicotinate-nucleotide adenylyltransferase, with the protein MRVGLLGGSFDPPHEGHVMITEEALRRFDLDRVWWLVSPGNPLKARQPAPLAERIANGRALMQDPRVTVTGIEAQIATRMTADTIARLQELYPGVHFVWLMGADNLVQFNQWDRWREIAGRVPIGVMARPGSRLAARHSVAAQVLKRWRLPEHRARELAFSDPPAWVMINVPMSSLSSTALRARRTRKAKPVR; encoded by the coding sequence ATGCGGGTCGGATTGCTGGGCGGGTCATTCGATCCGCCGCATGAGGGCCATGTGATGATCACCGAGGAGGCGCTGCGGCGTTTCGATCTCGACCGGGTCTGGTGGCTGGTCAGCCCCGGCAATCCGCTGAAGGCGCGCCAGCCCGCGCCGCTGGCCGAGCGCATCGCCAATGGCCGCGCGCTGATGCAGGACCCGCGGGTGACGGTGACCGGGATCGAGGCGCAGATCGCAACCCGCATGACCGCCGATACCATCGCCCGGCTGCAGGAGCTTTATCCCGGCGTGCATTTCGTCTGGCTGATGGGGGCCGACAACCTCGTGCAGTTCAACCAGTGGGACCGCTGGCGCGAGATCGCCGGTCGGGTGCCGATCGGGGTGATGGCCCGGCCCGGATCGCGCTTGGCGGCGCGGCATTCGGTTGCGGCGCAGGTGCTGAAGCGCTGGCGGCTGCCGGAGCACCGCGCGCGGGAACTGGCGTTTTCCGATCCGCCGGCCTGGGTGATGATCAATGTGCCGATGTCCAGCCTGTCCTCGACCGCGCTTCGCGCGCGGCGCACGCGCAAGGCCAAGCCCGTGCGGTGA
- the dacB gene encoding D-alanyl-D-alanine carboxypeptidase/D-alanyl-D-alanine endopeptidase — MTRMNRRGFLTAAAASALTVRAALAQPVEVLGGPPDPQGLARRPRAKPRPSSEALIAQAGLGGVVSFAAIDLDSGEVIEARGGDTPLPPASTLKSITALYALDRLGADHRFRTRILRMGDTLVLAGGGDPVLSTDDLDRLAEALVATGAKSPARFAVWGGALPRIAELEPDQAVWLAYNPTISGMILNFNRVHLGWRQAAGDYQLSLEARAERNSPRAYSITAAPGPQRELFTYSADDKREHWLISRAAMGRAGSRWLPVRQPELYAGDVFQTLCRARGLVLPAPEVIDQLPEGVSELAGIDSPSLREILLGMMRYSTNLTAEVVGLHASGATSLAASGQAMAGWLKERGGSGDLRFADHSGLSADSQITAQSMARLMAGYGATAGLRELMKDDPLTEDLGRDPAALARIEAKTGTLNFVSNLAGYASGTEGRQIAFAVLCGDLDRRAASEGKELPAGVSTWTKRAKTLQRQLIEGWSSGAVEGAVEGLPIAAGAEPEPIAR; from the coding sequence ATGACCCGGATGAACCGGCGCGGATTTCTGACCGCTGCTGCGGCCTCTGCCCTGACGGTGCGGGCGGCGCTGGCGCAGCCGGTCGAGGTTCTGGGCGGGCCGCCCGATCCTCAGGGTCTGGCGCGCCGCCCCCGGGCAAAGCCACGGCCCTCGTCCGAGGCGCTGATCGCGCAGGCGGGGCTGGGGGGCGTCGTCAGTTTCGCGGCCATCGATCTCGACAGCGGCGAGGTGATCGAGGCGCGGGGCGGGGACACACCGCTGCCGCCCGCCAGCACGCTGAAATCGATCACCGCGCTCTACGCGCTGGACCGGCTGGGGGCCGATCACCGCTTTCGCACCCGCATCCTGCGCATGGGCGACACGCTGGTGCTGGCCGGGGGCGGCGATCCGGTGCTGAGCACCGACGATCTGGACCGTCTGGCCGAGGCGCTGGTGGCGACGGGGGCCAAAAGCCCGGCGCGCTTTGCCGTCTGGGGTGGCGCGTTGCCCCGGATCGCCGAGCTCGAACCGGATCAGGCGGTCTGGCTGGCCTATAACCCGACCATCTCGGGGATGATCCTCAATTTCAACCGGGTGCACCTGGGTTGGCGGCAAGCGGCGGGCGATTACCAGCTGTCGCTCGAGGCGCGGGCCGAGCGGAATTCGCCGCGCGCCTATTCGATCACCGCCGCGCCGGGTCCGCAGCGCGAGTTGTTCACCTATTCCGCCGATGACAAGCGCGAGCATTGGCTGATCTCGCGCGCGGCGATGGGCCGGGCGGGCAGCCGCTGGCTGCCGGTCCGCCAGCCCGAGCTTTACGCCGGCGATGTGTTCCAGACCCTTTGCCGCGCCCGCGGGCTGGTCCTGCCCGCGCCCGAGGTGATCGATCAGCTACCCGAAGGCGTAAGCGAACTGGCCGGCATCGACAGCCCGTCTTTGCGCGAGATCCTGCTGGGGATGATGCGCTATTCCACCAATCTGACCGCCGAGGTGGTCGGGCTGCACGCCAGCGGTGCGACCTCGCTGGCAGCATCGGGGCAGGCGATGGCCGGCTGGCTGAAGGAGCGGGGCGGCAGCGGAGACTTGCGCTTTGCCGATCATTCGGGACTGTCGGCCGACAGCCAGATCACCGCGCAGTCGATGGCCCGGCTGATGGCCGGCTATGGCGCGACGGCGGGGCTGCGCGAGCTGATGAAGGACGATCCGCTGACCGAGGACCTGGGCCGCGACCCGGCCGCGCTGGCGCGGATCGAGGCCAAGACCGGGACGCTGAATTTCGTCTCGAACCTTGCAGGCTATGCCAGCGGCACCGAGGGGCGGCAGATCGCCTTTGCCGTGCTTTGCGGCGACCTGGACCGGCGCGCGGCCAGCGAGGGCAAGGAGCTGCCCGCCGGGGTGTCTACCTGGACCAAGCGTGCGAAAACTTTGCAGCGACAATTGATTGAGGGGTGGAGCTCAGGCGCGGTCGAGGGTGCGGTCGAGGGCCTGCCTATTGCAGCCGGTGCCGAACCTGAGCCGATAGCTCGATAG
- a CDS encoding tellurite resistance TerB family protein yields MTSDLPSFSPCDALVAVMVATSASDETMRTSELVAIQRMVDHMPIFAEYDADRMRAVSQTVISLFEEEEGLDALFGLIREALPERLYETAYAMACDVAAADGRTYEGEIAMLAEIRHELNISRLHAAAIELSAQVRHRLQ; encoded by the coding sequence ATGACCAGCGACCTGCCCTCCTTCTCGCCCTGCGACGCGCTGGTGGCGGTCATGGTCGCCACCTCGGCCTCGGATGAAACCATGCGCACCTCGGAACTCGTGGCGATCCAGCGCATGGTCGATCACATGCCGATCTTCGCCGAATATGACGCCGACCGCATGCGCGCCGTCAGCCAAACGGTGATCTCGCTGTTCGAGGAGGAAGAAGGTCTGGATGCCCTCTTCGGCCTGATCCGCGAGGCGCTGCCCGAACGGCTTTACGAAACCGCCTATGCCATGGCCTGCGACGTGGCCGCCGCCGATGGCCGCACCTACGAGGGCGAGATCGCCATGCTAGCCGAGATCCGGCACGAGCTGAACATCTCGCGCCTGCACGCGGCGGCTATCGAGCTATCGGCTCAGGTTCGGCACCGGCTGCAATAG
- a CDS encoding lysine--tRNA ligase: MTTLRDAAMTSKAWPFEEARRVLKRYEKAPPQKGYVLFETGYGPSGLPHIGTFGEVARTTMIRRAFEIISDIPTRLFCFSDDLDGMRKVPDNVPNTEMLRQHLQEPLTTVPDPFGEYPSFGDHNNAMLRRFLDTFGFEYEFISATEFYRSGQFDDTLLLAAERYDAIMEVMLASLREERQQTYSCFLPISPKTGRVLYVPIKHVDAKNGTITFDEDGVETTLPVTGGNVKLQWKPDFGARWAALDVDFEMYGKDHSTNTPIYDGICEILGGRKPEHFTYELFLDQEGQKISKSKGNGLSIDEWLTYASTESLSYFMYQKPKTAKRMYFDVIPKAVDEYHQQLRAYADQTPEQQAANPVWHIHGGDVPASDMVVPFQMLLNLASVAGAKDKDGLWGFIQRYAPEASPETHPGLDHAAGFAVRYFNDFVAPTRVFRLPTEVERRAIEDLAGRLAAWDQPVDAEALQSMVFAVGKEHGFEPLRDWFGALYQVLLGADQGPRFGGFIALYGIDETRALIERALAGELVSSATTTADA, from the coding sequence ATGACCACCCTGCGCGACGCCGCAATGACCTCCAAGGCCTGGCCCTTCGAAGAGGCGCGCCGGGTGCTCAAACGCTATGAAAAGGCGCCGCCGCAAAAGGGCTACGTGCTGTTCGAAACCGGCTATGGTCCCTCGGGCCTGCCCCATATCGGCACCTTCGGCGAGGTGGCGCGCACCACGATGATCCGCCGCGCCTTCGAGATCATCAGCGACATTCCGACGCGGCTGTTCTGCTTCTCGGACGATCTCGACGGGATGCGCAAAGTGCCGGACAACGTGCCGAATACCGAGATGCTGCGCCAGCACCTGCAGGAGCCGCTGACCACGGTGCCCGATCCCTTCGGCGAGTATCCCAGCTTCGGCGACCACAACAACGCCATGCTGCGCCGCTTCCTCGACACCTTCGGTTTCGAGTACGAATTCATCAGCGCCACCGAGTTCTATCGCTCGGGCCAGTTCGACGACACGCTGCTACTGGCCGCCGAACGTTATGACGCGATCATGGAGGTGATGCTGGCGAGCCTGCGCGAGGAGCGTCAGCAGACCTATAGCTGCTTCCTGCCGATCAGCCCCAAGACGGGCCGGGTGCTTTACGTGCCGATCAAGCATGTGGACGCGAAGAACGGCACGATCACCTTCGACGAGGACGGGGTGGAAACCACGCTGCCGGTCACGGGTGGCAATGTGAAGCTGCAGTGGAAGCCCGATTTCGGCGCCCGTTGGGCGGCGCTGGATGTCGATTTCGAGATGTATGGCAAGGATCACTCGACCAATACGCCGATCTATGACGGCATCTGCGAGATTCTGGGCGGCCGGAAGCCCGAGCATTTCACCTATGAGCTGTTCCTCGATCAGGAAGGCCAGAAGATCTCGAAGTCGAAGGGCAACGGGCTCAGCATCGATGAATGGCTGACCTATGCCTCGACCGAGAGCCTCAGCTATTTCATGTATCAGAAGCCCAAGACTGCCAAGCGGATGTATTTCGATGTCATCCCCAAGGCGGTCGACGAGTATCACCAGCAGTTGCGCGCCTATGCCGACCAGACGCCGGAGCAGCAGGCGGCGAACCCGGTTTGGCATATCCACGGCGGCGATGTGCCGGCATCGGACATGGTGGTGCCGTTCCAGATGCTGCTGAACCTCGCCTCGGTGGCCGGGGCCAAGGACAAGGACGGGCTCTGGGGCTTCATCCAGCGCTATGCGCCGGAGGCCAGCCCCGAGACCCATCCGGGTCTGGATCACGCCGCTGGTTTCGCCGTGCGCTATTTCAACGATTTCGTGGCGCCGACGCGGGTCTTCCGCCTGCCCACCGAGGTCGAGCGCCGGGCGATCGAGGATCTGGCCGGGCGTCTGGCCGCATGGGACCAGCCGGTTGATGCCGAGGCGCTGCAGTCGATGGTCTTCGCCGTCGGCAAGGAACACGGGTTCGAGCCGCTGCGCGACTGGTTCGGGGCGCTCTACCAGGTGCTGCTGGGCGCCGACCAGGGGCCGCGCTTCGGTGGCTTCATCGCGCTTTACGGCATCGACGAGACCCGCGCGCTGATCGAGCGGGCGCTGGCGGGTGAACTGGTCAGCAGCGCGACCACTACCGCCGACGCCTGA